Proteins encoded within one genomic window of Tigriopus californicus strain San Diego chromosome 12, Tcal_SD_v2.1, whole genome shotgun sequence:
- the LOC131891724 gene encoding aly/REF export factor 2-like, with translation MSNFQTTPKLICTKMDDKINMSLDDIIKHNKLGSLKANGRSSNGRNSRQVAQVPSIKRSPIGSGCRHKSKHPRAQAHSNRTREKSSRNSSGPVKLTVSNLNEIVCDADMQELFSELGSVQQAMVHYDKSGRSLGIAHVVFDRILDAIKAIKQFHGVPLDGRAMFIQLADPSSEISNHLAVKEPKRKTHQMTNQRHSKGALSGRVVKSNQTSRGGGRITNQGRLHALKKKSKLTAKDLDRELDSYLKAR, from the exons ATGTCCAATTTTCAAACCACTCCCAAGttaatttgcacaaaaatggATGACAAGATCAACATGTCTCTGGATGACATCATCAAACACAATAAACTAGGAAGCTTGAAAGCCAATGGACGATCATCAAATGGACGCAACAGCCGACAAGTAGCTCAAGTTCCCTCCATAAAAAGAAGCCCTATTGGATCTGGTTGTAGACACAAAAGCAAACATCCTCGAGCTCAGGCTCATTCAAATCGGACCCGAGAGAAGTCATCTCGGAATTCCTCTGGTCCCGTCAAGTTGACCGTGTCCAACCTCAATGAGATCGTTTGCGATGCCGACATGCAAGAGCTCTTTTCCGAGCTGGGATCCGTTCAACAAGCTATGGTTCATTACGACAAGTCCGGGCGCTCATTGGGAATAGCCCATGTGGTTTTTGATCGTATATTGGACGCCATCAAAG cCATCAAACAGTTTCATGGGGTCCCCTTGGACGGTAGAGCAATGTTCATTCAATTAGCAGACCCTTCGTCCGAAATCTCTAATCATCTCGCCGTCAAAGAACCCAAACGCAAAACACACCAAATGACAAACCAACGCCATTCCAAAGGAGCTTTGAGCGGGCGTGTTGTCAAGAGCAACCAAACCTCTCGTGGAGGTGGGAGAATAACCAACCAAGGAAGACTCCATGCCCTTAAGAAGAAGTCAAAACTTACGGCCAAGGATCTGGACAGGGAATTGGATTCCTACTTGAAAGCCCGTTGA